One genomic window of Solanum dulcamara chromosome 10, daSolDulc1.2, whole genome shotgun sequence includes the following:
- the LOC129870375 gene encoding disease resistance protein RPP13-like yields MADAFVSFAVQKLGDFLIQEVSLRTSLRNEVKWLRNELLFIQSFLRDAEQKQSRDQRVQQWVFEINSIANDALAILETYSFEVSKGDDARFASRLKACTCICRKEKKFYNVAKEIQSLKQRIIDISRKRETYGITNIDNNTGEGPSNRTNNQSATLRRTTSYVDDQDNIFVGFQDVVQTLLAEILKAEPRRSVISIYGMGGLGKTTLARNLYTSPNIVSCFPTRSWICVSQDYNTMDLLRNIIKSIEGRTKETLDLLERMTQGDLEIYLRDLLKEGKYLVVVDDVWQREAWESLKRAFPDSKNGSRVIITTRKEDVAERADDRGFVHKLRFLSQEESWDLFYRKLLDVRAMIPEMERLAKDMVEKCGGLPLAIAVLSGLLSHKRGLDEWQKVKDHLWKNIIEDKYIEISNILSLSYSDLSTALKQCFLYFGIFPEDQEVRAEDIIRLWMAEGFILNGEERMEDVAEGFLNELIRRSLVQVADTFWEKVVKCRVHDLLRDLAIQKALEVNFFDIYDPRNHSISSLCIRHAIHSQGKRYLSLDLSNLKLRSIMFFDPGFPNMSLVNFSSVFQYIYVLYLDIEGDIMPDAIGSLYHLKFLSLRGIRGDLPSSIGNLKNLQTLIVTGNVLPFKLPPETADLINLRHLGVWYSEPLLRISKLTSLQVLKVVCCDQWKDVDPVGLVNLRELRMSKITKSYTLNNISSLINLTTLKLLCKDNEIFPALEFLISCQKLQKLWLKGRIEKLPLFPNSITMMLLWDSKLMEDPMPILGMLPNLRNLILDRAYEGKEITCSDNSFSQLESLSLDHLENLERWHLATSAMPHIKGVGIQDCRKLKEIPERMKDVGRC; encoded by the coding sequence ATGGCTGATGCCTTTGTGTCATTTGCAGTTCAAAAATTGGGTGATTTCCTCATACAGGAAGTTTCCCTGCGAACAAGTCTGAGAAATGAAGTTAAGTGGCTgagaaatgagctactcttcaTACAGTCATTCCTCAGAGATGCAGAACAAAAGCAAAGTAGAGATCAAAGAGTTCAACAATGGGTCTTTGAGATCAACTCTATTGCTAATGACGCTCTCGCTATACTCGAGACTTATAGCTTCGAGGTTAGTAAAGGTGACGATGCTAGATTTGCTAGTCGTCTCAAGGCTTGCACTTGCATCTGCAGGAAGGAGAAGAAATTCTACAATGTCGCCAAGGAGATCCAATCACTCAAGCAACGAATCATAGATATTTCTCGCAAACGAGAGACTTATGGTATAACAAATATCGATAATAATACAGGAGAAGGACCAAGTAATCGGACAAACAATCAGTCTGCAACACTGAGGAGAACTACCTCCTATGTGGATGACCAGGATAACATTTTTGTTGGATTTCAGGATGTTGTACAAACATTGCTAGCTGAAATTCTCAAAGCAGAGCCTCGTAGAAGCGTCATCTCCATTTATGGAATGGGCGGATTAGGCAAGACCACTCTTGCTAGAAACCTCTACACAAGTCCTAATATAGTCTCTTGCTTCCCTACACGCTCTTGGATATGTGTTTCTCAAGACTACAACACAATGGATCTTCTTAGGAATATCATAAAATCCATCGAAGGTCGCACCAAGGAAACTCTAGATTTGTTGGAAAGGATGACACAAGGAGATCTAGAAATTTACCTTCGTGATCTTTTAAAAGAAGGCAAATACCTTGTGGTGGTTGATGATGTATGGCAGAGAGAAGCATGGGAGAGTCTGAAAAGAGCATTCCCAGATAGCAAGAATGGCAGCAGAGTTATTATTACCACTCGCAAAGAGGATGTCGCTGAAAGAGCAGACGACAGAGGTTTTGTCCATAAACTTCGTTTCCTAAGCCAAGAAGAAAGTTGGGATCTCTTTTATAGGAAACTACTTGATGTTCGAGCAATGATTCCAGAAATGGAAAGGTTAGCTAAAGATATGGTGGAAAAGTGTGGAGGCTTACCTCTTGCAATTGCTGTATTGAGCGGATTACTTTCTCATAAAAGGGGGCTAGACGAATGGCAAAAGGTGAAAGATCACCTTTGGAAGAACATTATTGAAGATAAATATATTGAAATCTCCAACATACTATCATTAAGCTACAGCGATTTGTCAACTGCACTCAAGCAGTGTTTTCTCTACTTTGGTATTTTTCCAGAAGATCAAGAGGTCCGTGCTGAAGACATAATACGGCTGTGGATGGCCGAGGGTTTCATACTAAATGGAGAAGAAAGAATGGAGGATGTCGCTGAAGGCTTCTTGAATGAGTTGATAAGACGAAGCTTGGTTCAAGTTGCAGATACATTTTGGGAAAAAGTTGTTAAATGTAGGGTTCATGATTTACTTCGTGATCTTGCCATACAAAAGGCATTGGAGGTAAACTTCTTTGACATTTATGATCCAAGAAACCACTCCATCTCCTCTTTATGTATCAGACATGCCATTCATAGTCAAGGAAAAAGGTACCTCTCACTAGATCTTTCTAACTTGAAGTTGAGGTCAATTATGTTCTTCGATCCAGGTTTTCCTAACATGAGTCTTGTAAACTTCAGTAGTGTgttccaatatatatatgtgttgtacTTGGATATTGAAGGTGATATTATGCCTGATGCCATAGGGAGTTTGTACCACCTCAAGTTCTTAAGTTTGAGAGGTATCCGTGGTGATCTTCCCTCTTCCATTGGCAACCTCAAGAATTTACAGACACTTATTGTCACTGGAAATGTACTTCCATTCAAACTACCCCCCGAGACAGCTGACCTAATAAATCTAAGACATTTAGGTGTTTGGTATTCAGAACCTCTGTTACGTATAAGCAAACTCACAAGTCTCCAAGTTCTAAAAGTGGTTTGTTGTGATCAGTGGAAAGATGTTGACCCTGTTGGTTTAGTCAATCTTCGAGAATTACGCATGTCTAAAATTACCAAATCTTACACCCTAAACAACATTAGTAGCTTGATAAACCTTACCACTCTTAAATTATTGTGTAAAGATAATGAAATATTCCCAGCCCTTGAATTTCTTATTTCTTGTCAAAAGCTCCAGAAATTGTGGTTAAAAGGTAGAATAGAGAAACTGCCTCTGTTTCCAAATTCCATCACAATGATGCTTCTTTGGGACTCAAAGCTCATGGAAGATCCGATGCCTATTTTGGGAATGCTGCCAAACCTAAGGAATCTCATTTTGGATAGAGCTTATGAAGGAAAAGAAATTACGTGCAGTGATAACAGCTTCAGTCAACTGGAGTCCCTTAGTCTTGATCATCTTGAGAACCTTGAAAGATGGCATTTAGCCACAAGTGCCATGCCTCATATTAAAGGTGTTGGTATCCAGGATTGTAGAAAGCTGAAGGAGATTCCAGAGAGAATGAAAGACGTGGGGAGATGTTGA